In the Pyrolobus fumarii 1A genome, one interval contains:
- a CDS encoding adenylate kinase family protein, whose amino-acid sequence MLAGTPGTGKTSLAKMLSERYNLRYLSLTEFVLEKGIWIDYDAQRRSFVIDPEGVVVEIRREIRKVYRGVVIETHDLELLWEAGIEPLRVFVLRCRPDVLYNRLLRRGWPFSKVLENIEAELTGVLAWQAKVYFPRVACEIDTTLAGVNATVERIARNIENIEKDNTICQSIDWVSDEDVVKFVINLSLKHSMGY is encoded by the coding sequence GTGCTGGCTGGTACTCCTGGAACAGGAAAGACTAGTCTAGCGAAGATGCTCTCAGAGAGATATAATCTAAGATACCTTAGCCTCACTGAATTCGTACTAGAGAAAGGTATATGGATAGACTATGACGCGCAAAGACGTAGTTTTGTAATAGATCCTGAGGGTGTAGTAGTGGAAATTCGACGTGAAATACGTAAAGTATACAGAGGCGTCGTCATTGAGACTCACGATCTTGAGTTGCTATGGGAGGCAGGGATAGAGCCATTGAGAGTCTTCGTGCTACGTTGTAGACCAGACGTGTTGTACAATAGACTTTTACGTAGAGGATGGCCGTTCAGTAAGGTGTTGGAAAATATAGAGGCAGAGTTGACCGGAGTATTGGCCTGGCAAGCTAAGGTTTACTTCCCGCGTGTGGCGTGCGAAATTGACACTACCCTTGCAGGAGTTAATGCAACAGTTGAGAGGATCGCGAGAAACATAGAGAATATCGAAAAAGATAACACTATTTGTCAGAGCATAGACTGGGTTAGTGACGAGGATGTTGTAAAATTTGTTATCAATTTATCGTTGAAACATAGTATGGGTTACTAG
- the thsB gene encoding thermosome subunit beta — protein sequence MARVAPAEPTGIPVLILKEGTTRTYGRDALRTNIMAVRAIAETLRTTYGPKGMDKMLVDSLGEITITNDGATILDKMDVQHPAAKMVVQIAKGQDEEVGDGTKTAVIFAGELLRNAEELLDKNIHPTIIVSGYKKAMEAAIKKLYEIAEPIDINDDEVLKKIAKTSLTSKAVHGARDYLAEIAVKAVKQIAEKRGDKWYIDLDNIQIIKKHGGSLMDSKLINGVVIDKEVVHPGMPKRVENAFIVLLDAPLEVEKPEIDAEIRINDPSLLRKFLEEEERILKEMVDRIYEVAKKRIEQEGFKLGENAGIVVFCQKGIDEVAQHFLAKKGIMAVRRVKRSDMEKLARATGARIVSNVEDLSPEDLGFAGLVEERKVGEDKMVFVEKCKNPKAVTILLRGGLERLVDEAERSIRDALSAVADAIRDGKIVSGGGAVEVELAKYLREIAPKIGGKEQLAVEAFAKALEALPMALAENAGLDPIEIIMKLRAAHEKPEGKWYGIDVFSGDIKNMMELGVIEPVSIKANAIKAGTEAATMILRIDDVIAAARKEEEEEKKEEKREEEEEKE from the coding sequence ATGGCTCGTGTAGCCCCTGCAGAGCCAACCGGCATACCCGTACTGATACTAAAGGAGGGCACTACGAGGACGTATGGCAGGGACGCGCTACGCACTAACATAATGGCTGTAAGGGCAATCGCAGAGACGCTAAGAACCACTTACGGCCCCAAGGGAATGGACAAGATGCTCGTTGACAGCCTGGGCGAGATCACGATCACCAACGACGGTGCAACAATCCTGGACAAGATGGATGTGCAGCACCCTGCTGCAAAGATGGTAGTACAGATTGCGAAGGGTCAGGACGAGGAGGTAGGTGACGGCACGAAGACTGCAGTCATCTTTGCCGGCGAGTTGCTGCGCAATGCTGAGGAACTACTAGACAAGAACATCCATCCGACAATAATCGTCAGCGGTTACAAGAAGGCGATGGAGGCAGCCATTAAGAAGCTTTACGAGATCGCAGAGCCTATCGACATTAATGACGATGAAGTCTTGAAGAAGATAGCCAAGACCAGCCTAACCAGCAAGGCGGTGCACGGCGCCCGCGACTATCTAGCCGAGATTGCGGTTAAGGCTGTCAAGCAGATTGCCGAGAAGAGAGGCGACAAGTGGTACATCGACTTAGACAACATACAGATAATTAAGAAGCATGGCGGTAGCCTAATGGACAGCAAGCTGATCAACGGTGTAGTCATTGACAAGGAGGTTGTGCACCCTGGCATGCCGAAGCGTGTCGAGAACGCGTTCATCGTGCTGCTAGACGCTCCTCTAGAGGTCGAGAAGCCAGAGATCGATGCTGAGATCAGGATTAACGACCCAAGCCTACTAAGGAAGTTCCTAGAGGAGGAAGAGCGCATCCTCAAGGAGATGGTTGACAGGATCTATGAGGTTGCTAAGAAGAGGATTGAGCAGGAGGGCTTCAAGCTAGGCGAGAACGCTGGCATTGTAGTGTTCTGCCAGAAGGGTATTGATGAGGTTGCGCAGCACTTCCTAGCCAAGAAGGGCATAATGGCCGTCAGGAGGGTAAAGAGAAGCGACATGGAGAAGCTTGCTCGCGCTACTGGCGCGAGGATCGTCAGTAACGTCGAGGACCTAAGCCCGGAGGACCTAGGCTTCGCAGGCCTAGTCGAGGAGAGGAAGGTCGGCGAAGACAAGATGGTATTCGTGGAGAAGTGCAAGAACCCGAAGGCAGTCACCATCCTGCTACGCGGCGGCCTCGAGAGGCTAGTTGATGAGGCCGAGAGGAGCATCCGTGACGCCCTAAGCGCTGTAGCTGACGCGATACGCGATGGTAAGATCGTCTCGGGCGGCGGTGCAGTAGAGGTCGAACTAGCAAAGTATCTACGTGAGATTGCGCCAAAGATTGGCGGCAAGGAGCAGCTAGCAGTTGAAGCCTTCGCAAAGGCTCTAGAGGCGCTACCAATGGCGCTAGCGGAGAACGCCGGTCTAGACCCAATAGAGATCATAATGAAGCTACGCGCAGCCCACGAGAAGCCTGAAGGTAAGTGGTATGGTATTGATGTCTTCAGCGGCGATATCAAGAACATGATGGAGCTTGGTGTAATCGAGCCAGTCAGTATCAAGGCCAATGCGATAAAGGCAGGCACTGAGGCAGCAACAATGATACTAAGGATCGATGATGTGATAGCGGCGGCGAGGAAGGAGGAAGAGGAGGAGAAGAAAGAAGAGAAGAGAGAAGAAGAGGAGGAGAAGGAGTAA
- a CDS encoding NAD(+)/NADH kinase: MELIGIVARLDVKDALECVHILVEKLLENGFKVGLEYGVSKLIQLQKKRDYDYKIFTLGSTLPDLLVVVGGDGTILRVLHAYRGSISIIGVKFGRRGFLAGFECSEVESLVKALVNKNITWCKAERLRSVKLPLNQELPLALNEVAVVGSRGKTIELEIRVGSRSHQVYHLKGDGVLIATAVGSYAYTAAAQGPLLKSEKCVVITPLNPLAGLSHPLVIDSSVHIEVQVGNGYRAAWVLIDGQFSTPIVPGEVLSVKSSESPVYIGYSARCPWE; encoded by the coding sequence TTGGAGCTTATCGGTATAGTAGCTAGGCTTGACGTAAAAGACGCGCTCGAGTGTGTACACATCCTCGTTGAGAAACTCCTAGAAAATGGGTTTAAAGTAGGGTTAGAGTACGGCGTTAGCAAGCTAATCCAGTTGCAAAAGAAGAGAGATTATGATTACAAGATTTTCACACTTGGCTCCACTCTTCCCGATCTCCTGGTTGTTGTGGGCGGTGATGGTACGATACTGCGAGTTCTTCATGCATATAGAGGGTCTATCTCGATTATTGGTGTCAAGTTTGGACGCCGAGGATTCCTTGCTGGGTTCGAATGCTCTGAAGTAGAGAGTCTAGTCAAGGCACTTGTTAACAAAAATATAACGTGGTGTAAAGCTGAGAGATTGAGAAGTGTGAAGTTGCCTTTGAACCAAGAACTTCCACTAGCGTTGAACGAGGTGGCTGTTGTCGGAAGCCGTGGGAAAACTATAGAGTTGGAAATCAGGGTCGGCAGCAGGAGCCACCAAGTGTATCACTTAAAAGGTGATGGGGTATTAATAGCGACTGCGGTTGGTAGCTACGCGTATACTGCTGCAGCTCAAGGACCTCTCCTAAAGAGTGAAAAGTGTGTCGTGATCACGCCCTTGAACCCGTTAGCAGGGTTGAGTCACCCTCTAGTAATTGACAGTAGTGTGCATATTGAGGTGCAAGTTGGGAATGGATACAGGGCTGCATGGGTGTTAATTGATGGTCAGTTTTCAACGCCGATTGTACCCGGTGAGGTGTTAAGTGTAAAATCTTCAGAATCGCCAGTCTATATCGGGTATAGTGCTAGATGTCCATGGGAATAA
- a CDS encoding class I SAM-dependent methyltransferase encodes MEKRFERIAYVTIGEVAIINVKRDEDVNNEQVKKAAEEIMRRHKRIKAVYAKIETTGAYRVPKLYLVLGDPVEETWHRENGIDFHVTIGRVYVNPRLSTEHLRVAQIIDEYGCRTLLDAFTGIGGYAVTASIHTRSLSRVVANDLNPYAIRDLLLTLHRNRRRLKANIIVTNVDAHTLPRMFKHASFDSIILDLPHESIKFVSIPCSLASSESIVIFYVVAHENDVHQVANHVATKLAECGLECDGDDAIPVIDYAPRQYVYRILFRCRRG; translated from the coding sequence ATGGAGAAACGCTTTGAACGGATAGCTTACGTCACAATAGGCGAAGTTGCAATAATAAACGTGAAACGCGATGAAGACGTCAACAATGAGCAGGTTAAGAAGGCAGCGGAAGAGATAATGCGTAGACATAAGCGCATCAAAGCCGTTTATGCAAAAATAGAGACGACAGGAGCGTATAGAGTCCCGAAACTTTACCTAGTACTGGGCGACCCCGTTGAAGAAACTTGGCACCGCGAGAATGGCATAGACTTCCACGTGACGATAGGCCGAGTTTATGTAAATCCTCGCCTCTCAACCGAACATTTACGAGTGGCACAGATTATTGATGAATATGGTTGCCGTACCCTACTAGATGCATTTACTGGTATAGGCGGGTATGCAGTAACAGCGTCGATCCACACAAGAAGTCTTTCACGAGTAGTTGCAAACGACCTTAATCCCTACGCTATACGCGACCTACTATTAACCCTACATAGAAACCGTAGACGACTGAAAGCAAATATCATAGTCACAAATGTTGACGCACACACCTTGCCTCGCATGTTCAAGCATGCATCATTCGATAGCATAATATTGGACTTGCCTCACGAGAGTATAAAGTTCGTGTCCATACCATGCAGCTTAGCCTCGTCAGAGTCAATAGTAATATTCTACGTAGTAGCACACGAGAATGACGTACATCAAGTCGCTAACCATGTAGCCACTAAACTAGCAGAGTGCGGACTTGAGTGTGATGGAGACGATGCTATTCCGGTCATAGATTACGCTCCGAGACAATATGTTTACCGTATTCTATTTCGATGCAGAAGAGGATGA
- a CDS encoding DUF371 domain-containing protein, translating to MARGCGLSSLKTGLIVGTCRGAMNIQASHSSTLEFSSENMVTVRGDCIVCIGLKIGLHKWCEEGKACIEIIVMPPPWRGDKPKRIVIKCLYAGPARSNNLVARRSEYVDSRTLASQCNMAADDIPNDTKRVLADPFTLVYIISRCISSSSASK from the coding sequence ATGGCGAGAGGATGCGGCCTATCTAGTCTAAAGACGGGCTTGATAGTTGGCACGTGTAGAGGTGCAATGAATATCCAGGCTAGTCATAGTTCCACACTAGAGTTTTCATCTGAAAACATGGTTACGGTGCGCGGTGATTGCATAGTATGCATAGGTCTCAAGATAGGGCTGCATAAGTGGTGTGAAGAAGGTAAAGCGTGCATAGAGATTATTGTTATGCCTCCTCCTTGGCGCGGCGACAAACCCAAGCGGATTGTAATAAAATGCTTGTATGCAGGTCCTGCAAGATCCAACAATCTAGTAGCTAGACGTAGTGAATACGTCGACTCCAGAACACTAGCATCTCAATGTAACATGGCAGCGGACGACATTCCGAATGATACTAAAAGGGTGCTTGCAGATCCTTTTACCCTAGTTTACATTATCTCGCGTTGTATTTCATCCTCTTCTGCATCGAAATAG
- a CDS encoding protein-L-isoaspartate O-methyltransferase: MRRLRERLVRKLVEEGIIKSEKVKRAMLTVPRELFVPEHLRELAYEDTPLPIGHGQTISAPHMVAIMLEEAELDEGMKVLEVGTGSGYNAALIAEIVAPRGSKRPGHVYTIERIPELAERARRNLERAGYADRVTVIVGDGSKGYPPAAPYDRIIVTAAAPDMPRPLVDQLKPGGILLIPVGDKWNQILYKIVKKTDGKLVVKKVTPCVFVPLVGEYGWREDAAYLV, translated from the coding sequence ATGCGACGTTTGCGCGAAAGGCTTGTACGAAAGCTCGTGGAGGAGGGCATTATCAAGTCAGAGAAGGTCAAGCGGGCAATGCTAACGGTTCCTCGAGAGCTGTTCGTACCCGAGCATTTGCGTGAATTAGCATACGAAGATACACCCTTGCCGATAGGACATGGTCAGACCATAAGTGCACCTCACATGGTAGCTATCATGCTTGAAGAGGCCGAGCTAGATGAGGGCATGAAGGTGCTTGAAGTTGGTACTGGTTCGGGGTATAACGCGGCACTTATAGCGGAAATAGTAGCGCCTCGGGGCTCGAAGAGGCCCGGGCACGTCTATACTATTGAGCGTATACCAGAGTTGGCTGAGAGAGCCAGACGGAACCTAGAGAGGGCAGGATATGCAGATCGTGTAACGGTCATAGTTGGTGACGGTAGTAAGGGGTATCCTCCAGCAGCACCCTACGATCGGATAATCGTGACAGCCGCTGCCCCAGATATGCCAAGACCTTTAGTAGACCAGCTAAAGCCTGGAGGTATACTGTTGATCCCTGTAGGTGATAAATGGAACCAAATTCTCTACAAGATTGTGAAGAAAACGGATGGTAAACTAGTAGTTAAGAAAGTAACGCCGTGCGTCTTTGTACCCCTCGTGGGAGAGTATGGATGGCGAGAGGATGCGGCCTATCTAGTCTAA
- the fen gene encoding flap endonuclease-1 translates to MGVNIREIIPPNAIQTLSLDALRGKAVAIDAYNALYQFLAAIRQPDGTPLMDSRGRITSHLSGLFYRTINLIEHGIKVVYVFDGKPPEIKSIEIERRKKVKSEAAKKYEEAIKKGDLEAARRYAQMASRLTEDMVKEAKRLLDAMGVPWVQAPADGEAQAAYMARKGDVWAAASQDYDALLFGAPRLVRNLTITGRRKLPKKDVYVEIKPELIELDKLLKALGITREQLIVIGILVGTDYNPDGVRGIGPKTALRMVKAQPDVRKLLRSLPRNEFPTEPEKIFEYFLNPPVTDEYKLEWREPDEKMIYEILVVEHDFSPERVKNAIQRLKKAYREHFKTKQLGLDMWFKR, encoded by the coding sequence GTGGGAGTAAACATACGCGAGATTATACCGCCTAATGCAATTCAAACACTGAGTCTCGATGCTCTGCGAGGCAAAGCGGTTGCCATTGACGCCTATAACGCGCTTTATCAGTTCCTCGCGGCAATCCGGCAGCCGGATGGCACACCGCTTATGGACTCGCGTGGACGCATCACTAGTCATCTCAGCGGCTTGTTCTACCGCACGATAAACTTGATAGAACATGGTATCAAAGTAGTGTACGTGTTTGACGGTAAACCGCCAGAGATAAAGAGCATTGAGATAGAACGTAGAAAGAAAGTGAAAAGCGAGGCGGCAAAGAAATACGAAGAGGCAATCAAGAAGGGTGACCTAGAAGCCGCTAGACGTTATGCACAGATGGCGTCAAGGCTAACCGAGGATATGGTAAAGGAGGCCAAAAGGCTTCTTGACGCAATGGGAGTCCCGTGGGTTCAAGCGCCTGCTGACGGTGAAGCGCAAGCTGCGTATATGGCGCGTAAGGGGGATGTGTGGGCGGCAGCAAGCCAAGACTATGATGCGCTCTTGTTTGGCGCTCCGAGGCTTGTGAGAAACCTCACTATAACTGGCAGAAGGAAGTTGCCAAAGAAGGATGTGTATGTTGAGATAAAGCCGGAGCTAATAGAGCTGGATAAGCTGCTCAAAGCATTAGGTATAACGCGTGAACAGTTGATAGTTATTGGTATACTAGTCGGCACAGATTACAACCCGGATGGTGTGCGAGGTATAGGGCCGAAAACAGCCCTTCGCATGGTAAAAGCGCAGCCAGATGTACGTAAACTCCTACGCTCGTTGCCGCGTAACGAGTTTCCTACAGAACCCGAGAAGATATTCGAGTACTTCCTAAATCCTCCAGTGACTGACGAGTACAAGCTTGAATGGCGCGAGCCAGACGAGAAGATGATATACGAGATACTCGTGGTGGAACACGATTTCTCGCCAGAACGAGTCAAGAACGCCATACAGAGGCTAAAGAAGGCTTACCGCGAGCACTTCAAGACTAAGCAGCTTGGTCTCGACATGTGGTTTAAGAGGTGA
- a CDS encoding CDC48 family AAA ATPase, giving the protein MSTVAVRSKRPEVVLRVAEAKPKDVGKGKVRIDIDIMKMLGVEPGDVVEIEGKRVTAATVWPSYPEDQGLRIIRMDGLTRKNAGVSIGDKVIVRKADAKPAQMVKLAPASFTITVDPGFVSFVRKRLTDYPVVEGDSVMVPVVGHAIPFVVVKTRPSGVVVINNNTNIVILEKPVEQSNVPRVTYEDIGGMKDVIQKVRELVELPLKHPELFKRLGIEPPKGILLYGPPGVGKTLLAKAIANETDAYFIAINGPEIMSKYYGESEQRLREIFEEAKKHAPAIIFIDEIDAIAPKRDEVIGEVERRVVAQLLALMDGLESRGDVIVIAATNRPNAIDPALRRPGRFDREIEIPLPDKQGRLEILQIHTRNMPLAEDVDLEKLAEMTKGFTGADLAALVREAAMHALRRYLPEIDLDKDTIPPELLEKMEVRMEDFLAALREIVPSGLREIYVEVPEVHWDDIGGLEDVKQQLREAVEWPLKHPEVFQRLGIRPPKGILLFGPPGVGKTLLAKAAATESGANFIAVRGPEILSKWVGESEKAIREIFRKARQHAPAIIFFDEIDAIAPARAEVPDTSGVTYRIVNQLLTEIDGIVPLQNVVVIAATNRPDILDPALLRPGRFDKIIYVPPPDKKARLEILRIHTRHTPLADDVDLEYIASVTEGYSGADLEALVREAALAALREDINATKVHMRHFEEALKRVKPSITPEMVRFYEEWYEKARQQLPGVTVKKMKPNIYM; this is encoded by the coding sequence GATGCTTGGTGTCGAGCCTGGTGATGTCGTAGAAATCGAGGGTAAGAGGGTAACAGCCGCAACCGTTTGGCCGAGCTATCCCGAGGATCAGGGACTACGGATCATCAGAATGGATGGATTGACTAGAAAGAATGCTGGTGTGAGTATAGGAGACAAGGTTATCGTGCGCAAGGCTGATGCCAAACCAGCTCAGATGGTAAAGTTAGCGCCCGCAAGCTTTACAATTACTGTCGACCCTGGCTTTGTTAGCTTCGTAAGGAAGAGACTAACCGATTATCCTGTTGTTGAAGGAGACAGTGTCATGGTTCCAGTGGTCGGCCATGCAATCCCGTTCGTCGTTGTCAAGACTAGGCCGTCCGGCGTCGTAGTAATTAACAACAATACGAACATAGTGATACTGGAGAAGCCTGTTGAGCAAAGCAACGTGCCAAGAGTAACTTACGAGGATATAGGTGGAATGAAAGATGTGATACAAAAGGTGCGAGAGCTTGTAGAACTGCCATTGAAGCACCCGGAGCTCTTCAAGAGGCTTGGCATAGAGCCTCCGAAGGGCATCCTGCTCTATGGGCCTCCCGGTGTAGGCAAGACGTTGCTAGCCAAAGCGATAGCTAACGAGACAGATGCATACTTCATTGCTATCAACGGCCCGGAGATAATGAGCAAGTACTATGGGGAGTCCGAGCAGAGGCTACGTGAGATATTCGAGGAGGCTAAGAAGCATGCACCAGCCATAATATTCATCGATGAGATCGACGCGATAGCGCCCAAGAGAGATGAAGTCATAGGTGAGGTTGAGAGACGAGTTGTGGCTCAGCTACTCGCCCTCATGGATGGCTTAGAGAGTAGAGGCGACGTGATAGTAATCGCTGCAACTAATCGGCCGAATGCCATAGACCCCGCGCTTAGGAGGCCTGGCAGGTTCGATAGGGAAATAGAGATTCCACTACCAGACAAGCAAGGAAGGCTTGAGATACTCCAGATACACACTCGTAACATGCCATTAGCCGAAGACGTGGATCTTGAGAAGCTAGCTGAGATGACCAAGGGGTTCACAGGAGCAGATCTGGCTGCGCTCGTACGCGAAGCTGCCATGCATGCATTGAGACGATATCTACCAGAGATTGACCTCGACAAAGATACGATACCACCGGAGCTCCTCGAGAAGATGGAAGTGCGGATGGAAGACTTCCTGGCGGCATTACGTGAGATAGTGCCAAGTGGTTTACGTGAGATCTATGTTGAGGTTCCTGAGGTGCATTGGGATGATATTGGTGGTCTTGAGGATGTTAAGCAGCAGCTTCGTGAGGCTGTGGAGTGGCCCTTGAAGCACCCAGAAGTGTTCCAGAGGCTTGGTATTCGTCCGCCGAAGGGGATTCTGCTCTTCGGCCCGCCGGGTGTCGGCAAGACCCTGCTCGCGAAGGCCGCTGCAACCGAGAGCGGCGCCAACTTCATAGCCGTGAGAGGCCCAGAGATACTCTCAAAGTGGGTAGGCGAAAGCGAAAAAGCAATACGAGAGATATTCCGCAAGGCCAGGCAGCATGCACCGGCGATAATCTTCTTTGATGAGATCGACGCGATAGCGCCGGCGCGTGCAGAAGTCCCAGATACTAGTGGTGTTACCTACCGTATAGTCAACCAGTTGCTGACAGAGATAGATGGTATAGTGCCGCTTCAGAATGTGGTTGTGATTGCTGCCACTAACAGGCCGGACATCCTAGACCCGGCGCTACTCAGACCAGGCAGATTCGATAAGATAATCTATGTACCGCCGCCAGACAAGAAGGCGAGGCTAGAGATACTCAGGATACACACTAGGCATACACCGCTAGCGGATGATGTGGATCTAGAGTACATTGCAAGCGTCACTGAAGGATATAGCGGTGCAGATCTAGAGGCACTGGTGCGTGAGGCAGCGTTAGCGGCGCTAAGAGAGGATATCAACGCCACCAAGGTGCATATGAGGCACTTCGAGGAGGCGTTAAAGCGTGTAAAGCCATCAATAACTCCCGAGATGGTTAGATTCTATGAAGAGTGGTACGAGAAGGCTAGACAACAATTACCTGGAGTCACAGTGAAGAAGATGAAACCGAACATCTACATGTAA